The nucleotide sequence ACGTTCCCCGGCGGGACCAGGCTCGGCACGCATCTGCGGTGGCCACCAGATCACCATCTTGTCCTTGCTCGATTGTGGGCGTGAGCAGGAGTCGCCCTTGCAGGTGGGCGTGCAGCCGGCGACAAGCAGTGCCGTTGCGATCAGGGTGACGCACAATAAGCGGTGTTTCATGGCGTGGCCTTCTGAGCAGGAGTAATCAAGGAGGGGCGGGGCACGCTGAGGTGTTCGTCCTTCACCACCGGGCGCATGGCGATAAACACCTCGGCTTCTTCACCCGGCTTGAGCCAGGCGCGCGGCCACACGCTGACGGCCAGGGTCT is from Pseudomonas marginalis and encodes:
- the hrpT gene encoding HrpT family type III secretion system protein; the encoded protein is MKHRLLCVTLIATALLVAGCTPTCKGDSCSRPQSSKDKMVIWWPPQMRAEPGPAGERADYQTISLER